One window of the Salvia miltiorrhiza cultivar Shanhuang (shh) chromosome 6, IMPLAD_Smil_shh, whole genome shotgun sequence genome contains the following:
- the LOC130988252 gene encoding uncharacterized protein At2g24330-like isoform X1 — protein sequence MLLKMAEESKNDQGELVKSTDTEIKKTKKQKGVLSRLWRAVFRLGGDDFEKRLQHISKEEATVLARITRRSQSSRRTTKQFIILSVVSEAIAVGYAIMTTRSLDLNWHIRALRVLPMFLLPVLFFITYSAFRSYTKMRDTKDHKTLDNLRAERQAKINELKEKTNYYTTQQLIQRYDPDPAAKAAAATVLASKLGADSGLKVYLGDDSNLIASVGKSNDMEVAATTGLRNRKQPHSRTYSMDSGFTDHPEEAMLTPSGVEGVGLSPKHPMVVDHHPQSGPNTQDGGWIARLAALLVGEDPTQSYALICGNCHMHNGLARKEDFPYITYYCPHCNALNRPKQADERLSGSSTPSLTSKASVVSESVPSEGGSTVDKASQSSSPHAAEISET from the exons ATGCTTTTG AAGATGGCCGAAGAATCCAAGAATGATCAAGGGGAGCTTGTGAAATCTACAGATACTGAGATCAAGAAGACCAAGAAACAGAAAGGAGTCCTATCTAGATTATGGAGAGCAGTATTTAGATTAGGTGGTGATGATTTTGAAAAGAGATTGCAACATATATCAAAGGAAGAGGCTACTGTTCTTGCCAGAATTACAAGGCGTTCTCAAAGTTCTCGGAGAACAACTAAGCAATTTATTATACTCTCTGTTGTTTCAGAG GCAATTGCAGTAGGTTATGCTATAATGACCACAAGATCGTTAGACTTGAATTGGCATATAAGGGCATTGCGGGTCTTACCTATGTTTCTGCTGCCagtattatttttcattacCTACTCAGCATTTAGAAGCTACACAAAGATGC GTGATACAAaggaccacaaaactttggaTAACCTTCGGGCCGAGAGACAGGCAAAAATCAATGAACtgaaagaaaaaacaaattacTACACAACTCAACAGCTAATACAG CGGTATGACCCTGACCCTGCAGCCAAGGCAGCAGCTGCCACTGTACTTGCGTCCAAGTTGGGTGCAGATTCCGGCCTGAAAGTTTATCTAGGAGATGATTCTAACCTAATTGCCTCTGTCGGAAAGAGCAATGATATGGAAGTTGCAGCTACTACTGGACTACGAAATAGAAAGCAGCCCCACTCAAGAACCTACAGCATGGACAGTGGATTTACCGATCATCCTGAGGAAGCTATGCTTACCCCCTCTGGGGTTGAAGGTGTAGGCTTGTCTCCGAAACATCCAATGGTTGTCGACCATCATCCTCAATCAGGCCCGAACACACAAGATGGAGGCTGGATTGCTCGACTTGCTGCATTGCTTGTGGGAGAGGATCCTACCCAATCTTATGCTCTTATATGTGGAAACTGCCATATGCACAACG GGCTGGCGAGGAAAGAGGATTTCCCGTATATCACTTACTACTGCCCCCATTGCAATGCTTTGAATCGGCCAAAGCAGGCCGATGAACGTCTCTCCGGATCCAGTACCCCTTCCCTAACGTCCAAGGCATCTGTGGTTTCGGAATCTGTACCAAGTGAAGGAGGTTCGACGGTGGATAAGGCATCGCAGAGCAGTAGTCCTCATGCTGCAGAAATTTCTGAAACTTGA
- the LOC130988252 gene encoding uncharacterized protein At2g24330-like isoform X2: MLLMAEESKNDQGELVKSTDTEIKKTKKQKGVLSRLWRAVFRLGGDDFEKRLQHISKEEATVLARITRRSQSSRRTTKQFIILSVVSEAIAVGYAIMTTRSLDLNWHIRALRVLPMFLLPVLFFITYSAFRSYTKMRDTKDHKTLDNLRAERQAKINELKEKTNYYTTQQLIQRYDPDPAAKAAAATVLASKLGADSGLKVYLGDDSNLIASVGKSNDMEVAATTGLRNRKQPHSRTYSMDSGFTDHPEEAMLTPSGVEGVGLSPKHPMVVDHHPQSGPNTQDGGWIARLAALLVGEDPTQSYALICGNCHMHNGLARKEDFPYITYYCPHCNALNRPKQADERLSGSSTPSLTSKASVVSESVPSEGGSTVDKASQSSSPHAAEISET, encoded by the exons ATGCTTTTG ATGGCCGAAGAATCCAAGAATGATCAAGGGGAGCTTGTGAAATCTACAGATACTGAGATCAAGAAGACCAAGAAACAGAAAGGAGTCCTATCTAGATTATGGAGAGCAGTATTTAGATTAGGTGGTGATGATTTTGAAAAGAGATTGCAACATATATCAAAGGAAGAGGCTACTGTTCTTGCCAGAATTACAAGGCGTTCTCAAAGTTCTCGGAGAACAACTAAGCAATTTATTATACTCTCTGTTGTTTCAGAG GCAATTGCAGTAGGTTATGCTATAATGACCACAAGATCGTTAGACTTGAATTGGCATATAAGGGCATTGCGGGTCTTACCTATGTTTCTGCTGCCagtattatttttcattacCTACTCAGCATTTAGAAGCTACACAAAGATGC GTGATACAAaggaccacaaaactttggaTAACCTTCGGGCCGAGAGACAGGCAAAAATCAATGAACtgaaagaaaaaacaaattacTACACAACTCAACAGCTAATACAG CGGTATGACCCTGACCCTGCAGCCAAGGCAGCAGCTGCCACTGTACTTGCGTCCAAGTTGGGTGCAGATTCCGGCCTGAAAGTTTATCTAGGAGATGATTCTAACCTAATTGCCTCTGTCGGAAAGAGCAATGATATGGAAGTTGCAGCTACTACTGGACTACGAAATAGAAAGCAGCCCCACTCAAGAACCTACAGCATGGACAGTGGATTTACCGATCATCCTGAGGAAGCTATGCTTACCCCCTCTGGGGTTGAAGGTGTAGGCTTGTCTCCGAAACATCCAATGGTTGTCGACCATCATCCTCAATCAGGCCCGAACACACAAGATGGAGGCTGGATTGCTCGACTTGCTGCATTGCTTGTGGGAGAGGATCCTACCCAATCTTATGCTCTTATATGTGGAAACTGCCATATGCACAACG GGCTGGCGAGGAAAGAGGATTTCCCGTATATCACTTACTACTGCCCCCATTGCAATGCTTTGAATCGGCCAAAGCAGGCCGATGAACGTCTCTCCGGATCCAGTACCCCTTCCCTAACGTCCAAGGCATCTGTGGTTTCGGAATCTGTACCAAGTGAAGGAGGTTCGACGGTGGATAAGGCATCGCAGAGCAGTAGTCCTCATGCTGCAGAAATTTCTGAAACTTGA
- the LOC130988252 gene encoding uncharacterized protein At2g24330-like isoform X3, whose amino-acid sequence MAEESKNDQGELVKSTDTEIKKTKKQKGVLSRLWRAVFRLGGDDFEKRLQHISKEEATVLARITRRSQSSRRTTKQFIILSVVSEAIAVGYAIMTTRSLDLNWHIRALRVLPMFLLPVLFFITYSAFRSYTKMRDTKDHKTLDNLRAERQAKINELKEKTNYYTTQQLIQRYDPDPAAKAAAATVLASKLGADSGLKVYLGDDSNLIASVGKSNDMEVAATTGLRNRKQPHSRTYSMDSGFTDHPEEAMLTPSGVEGVGLSPKHPMVVDHHPQSGPNTQDGGWIARLAALLVGEDPTQSYALICGNCHMHNGLARKEDFPYITYYCPHCNALNRPKQADERLSGSSTPSLTSKASVVSESVPSEGGSTVDKASQSSSPHAAEISET is encoded by the exons ATGGCCGAAGAATCCAAGAATGATCAAGGGGAGCTTGTGAAATCTACAGATACTGAGATCAAGAAGACCAAGAAACAGAAAGGAGTCCTATCTAGATTATGGAGAGCAGTATTTAGATTAGGTGGTGATGATTTTGAAAAGAGATTGCAACATATATCAAAGGAAGAGGCTACTGTTCTTGCCAGAATTACAAGGCGTTCTCAAAGTTCTCGGAGAACAACTAAGCAATTTATTATACTCTCTGTTGTTTCAGAG GCAATTGCAGTAGGTTATGCTATAATGACCACAAGATCGTTAGACTTGAATTGGCATATAAGGGCATTGCGGGTCTTACCTATGTTTCTGCTGCCagtattatttttcattacCTACTCAGCATTTAGAAGCTACACAAAGATGC GTGATACAAaggaccacaaaactttggaTAACCTTCGGGCCGAGAGACAGGCAAAAATCAATGAACtgaaagaaaaaacaaattacTACACAACTCAACAGCTAATACAG CGGTATGACCCTGACCCTGCAGCCAAGGCAGCAGCTGCCACTGTACTTGCGTCCAAGTTGGGTGCAGATTCCGGCCTGAAAGTTTATCTAGGAGATGATTCTAACCTAATTGCCTCTGTCGGAAAGAGCAATGATATGGAAGTTGCAGCTACTACTGGACTACGAAATAGAAAGCAGCCCCACTCAAGAACCTACAGCATGGACAGTGGATTTACCGATCATCCTGAGGAAGCTATGCTTACCCCCTCTGGGGTTGAAGGTGTAGGCTTGTCTCCGAAACATCCAATGGTTGTCGACCATCATCCTCAATCAGGCCCGAACACACAAGATGGAGGCTGGATTGCTCGACTTGCTGCATTGCTTGTGGGAGAGGATCCTACCCAATCTTATGCTCTTATATGTGGAAACTGCCATATGCACAACG GGCTGGCGAGGAAAGAGGATTTCCCGTATATCACTTACTACTGCCCCCATTGCAATGCTTTGAATCGGCCAAAGCAGGCCGATGAACGTCTCTCCGGATCCAGTACCCCTTCCCTAACGTCCAAGGCATCTGTGGTTTCGGAATCTGTACCAAGTGAAGGAGGTTCGACGGTGGATAAGGCATCGCAGAGCAGTAGTCCTCATGCTGCAGAAATTTCTGAAACTTGA